TCAGTGCAAATGCGGGGAGTTTGTTGGACCATAAGGTGTTTTGATGGCTGATTTTAATTTGAGTATTACGGCAATGATTATGCCAGATTCCCCTGATGTGGATATCGGGGTAATGAAAAAGGCTATTGAGGCTGCAGTACCTTCCAACATGAAGCTTCACAAAATTGAAGAAATTCCGATTGCATTTGGACTTGTATCTTTGAAGGTAATGTTGCTAGGCAAAGACCAGGCAGGCGGCACGGATGAACTTGAAAACAATTTGTCAAGCATCCAGAATGTTACCCAAGTTGAGGTAACTGATGTCAGAAGATTGGTCGGTTAATCTTTTATTTTAAATTTTTATTCTAACTTTTCTAAACCACAACTTTTATAATGAATAAATATTAAAAATAATTGGTGATTTAATGCCAGAAAATTTTTTTACATATGAGAATACAGTCACCTGGAAGAAGGAGAAGATTGGAGAAGTCACTTGGGAGGGAAAGCCCACAATAGAGATAGCAACACCACCTGAATTTAAAGGTCA
This region of Methanofastidiosum sp. genomic DNA includes:
- a CDS encoding elongation factor 1-beta; its protein translation is MIMPDSPDVDIGVMKKAIEAAVPSNMKLHKIEEIPIAFGLVSLKVMLLGKDQAGGTDELENNLSSIQNVTQVEVTDVRRLVG